The sequence GCCCACGGAGGTCTGGCGGGCCACGGCCCGGGTCAGCGCCTGCCGGGCGGCCGGCTGGGCGGTGACGGCGCCGGGGACGGCGGACAGCTCGAAGCGCGGGTCGGTCAGGCCGAGGCGCAGCGCGTGCGGGTGGCCGACGAAGCGGGCGTCGACCAGGGCCACGCGCTCGGCGGCGGGAGCCGCGGCGAGCAGGGCCTCTGCCTCGGCGGGGTCCGCCGCCACCCGGACGTCGAAGCCGAGGGACCGCAGATCGTTCTCCAACGACGATCCGGGAACCGGCTGACCGGTGACGATGGCGGTCGACAACCGAACTCACTCCCTGGGTGCCGGCTGCGGGCGCCGGTCGCTTGCTTGATGGGGCGCCTGCCTGTGGCACCCGGGCGGCATGTCGGCGAAGGCTACCGGATGGGCCGGAGCCCACGTTCACCGGCCGTTAACGGCCCGGCCCACGGGGACTGCCCCGGCCTTTGCCGCGATCATCATCGGTGATCCGGGGCCCGGCCCACAAACCGCCGGCGCAGACCCGGGCAACCGGGACACCCTCAAGGACAGGAGGCCGGCTCAGGGGGTGTCGTTCGGATCATGCCGGCGTCCGAACGTCACCCCCTAGGCTGGGCGACCATGACATGGTTGATCACCGGCGGAGCCGGATACATCGGGGCGCACGTGGCACGGGCCATGGCCGGCGCCGGGGAGAGCGTCGTGGCGCTGGACGACCTGTCGGCGGCGGTGCCCGCGCGGCTGCCCGCCGACGTGCCGCTCGTCGGGGGCTCGACGCTGGACGGGGCCCGGCTGAAGCGGGTCCTGGCGGAGTACGGCGTCACGGGCGTCGTGCATCTCGCGGCGCGCAAGCAGGTCGGGGAGTCGGTCGCCGAGCCCACCCGTTACTACCGGGAGAACGTCGGCGGCCTCGCCACGCTGCTGGACGCGGTGGCCGAGGCCGGGATCCGGCGGCTGGTGTTCTCCTCGTCGGCGGCCGTGTACGGCAATCCGGACGTGGACCTGATCACCGAGGACACCCCCTGTGTCCCGGTGAACCCCTACGGCGAGACCAAGCTGGCCGGGGAGTGGCTGGTACGGGCGGCGGGGCGGGCACACGGGATCTCCACGGTGTGCCTGCGCTATTTCAACGTGGCGGGCGCGGCGGCGCCGGAGCTGGCGGACACGGGCGTGTTCAACATCGTGCCGATGGTCTTCGACCGGCTCACCCGTGACGAGGCCCCGCGGATCTTCGGGGACGACTATCCGACCCCGGACGGCACCTGCGTCCGGGACTACATCCACGTGGCCGATCTCGCCGACGCGCACCTGGCGGCGGCCCGGCGGCTCGCCGGCGGTGACCTGTCCGGGGACCTGACGCTGAACATCGGGCGCGGCGAGGGCGTCTCGGTGCGGGAGCTGATCACGGTCATCGGGGAGGTCACCGGGGACCACCGGGAGCCCGTGGTGGAGGGGCGCCGGCCGGGGGACGCGCCGCGCGCGGTCGCCTCGGCCGGGCGGGCCGAGCGGGAGCTGGCCTGGCGGGCCCGGCGCGATGTGCGCGAGATGGTCACCTCGGCCTGGCAGGGCTGGCAACTGCACCGCTCCGCCTGAGAGCGAAGCCTCGTCCGCCGAACTCGCAGCGCTCTGACCTGCGGAACGTTTCCGCAGGTCAGGGCACATGACAACGGTGTTCAATGCCGCGTTGCCCCATACCCCCCACCCGTAGTTCACTGAACCTGCCGGACGGATCCCGCAAGGGCACAGGAAGGGTGGTTTCTCCATGGGGGCAGGGCACGACCACGGGCACGCGCACAGTCATGCGCCGGCCACGGGTACGGCCGCGGCGGCGTACCGCGGGCGGCTGCGGATCGCGCTGGGCATCACCCTCACGATCATGGTGGTCGAGATCGTCGGCGGCCTGGCCGCGGACTCGCTCGCGCTGATCGCGGACGCGGCGCACATGGCGACCGACGCGGTGGGCCTCGGCATGGCCCTGCTCGCGATCCACTTCGCGAACCGCCCGCCGAGCACGAACCGCACCTTCGGCTACGCCCGCGCCGAGATCCTCGCCGCCCTGGCCAACTGCGTCCTGCTGCTCGGGGTCGGCGGCTATGTGCTGTACGAGGCGATCGAGCGGTTCATGACACCCGCCCAGACCCACGGCGGGCTGATGGTCGTGTTCGGTCTGATCGGCCTGGTCGCGAACTCGATCTCGCTGTCCCTGCTGATGCGCGGGCAGCAGGAGAGCCTGAACGTGCGCGGCGCCTTCCTCGAGGTGGCCGCCGACGCGCTCGGCTCGTTCGCGGTGCTGGTCTCGGCGGTCGTCATCCTGACCACCGGCTGGCAGCGGGCCGACCCGGTGGCCTCGCTGGTCATCGGGCTGATGATCGTGCCGAGGACGCTGAAGCTGCTGCGCGAGACGCTGGACGTCCTGCTCGAGGCGGCCCCGAAGGACGTCGACATGACCGAGGTGCGCACCCACATCCTCGCCCTGGACGGCGTGGAGGACGTCCACGACCTGCACGCCTGGACGATCACCTCGGGCATGCCGGTGCTGTCGGCGCACGTGGTGGTCAGCTCGGACGTGCTGAGCGCCATCGGCCACGAGAAGATGCTGCACGAGCTGCAGGGCTGCCTCGGCGACCACTTCGACGTGGAGCACTGCACCTTCCAGCTGGAGCCGGGCGGGCACGCGGAGCACGAGGCACGCCTGTGCCACTGAACGTACGTGCGGGCGTTCGCCCCTGAGGGCGGTTCCCCGCGCGGCACGCCGGGCACGATGATCTACCGGGTCCCCGTCCCGGTACGGCGCCGCGCGCGGACGTGCGGGGAAGTGCCGGGAGTGCCGGATTCGTACGGCAGACTGGGGGTGCGAAGAACGAGGCGAAGGATGGGTATGCCGATCACACCTGCCACCGCGACGCACAGCTCGTCGGAGGGCACCGCAGAGGCGATTTTGCTGGAACTGGTCGACGAGAAGGGTGTGACGACCGGTACGGCGGAGAAGCTGGCCGCCCACCAGCCGCCCGGACAGCTGCACCGCGCGTTCTCGGTGTTCCTCTTCGACGAGCAGGGCCGGCTGCTCCTCCAGCAGCGGGCGCTCGGCAAGTACCACTCCCCCGGCGTGTGGTCCAACACCTGCTGCGGACACCCCTTCCCGGGCGAGGCGCCGTTCGCGGCGGCCGCCCGGCGCACCTTCGAGGAGCTGGGCGTGTCGCCGTCGCTGCTTGCGGAGGCGGGCACGGTCCGCTACAACCACCCGGACCCCGCCTCGGGCCTGGTCGAGCAGGAGTTCAACCACCTGTTCGTCGGCCTGGTGCAGGCCCCGCTCGCGCCGGATGCGGACGAGGTCGCCCAGGCCGCCTTCGTGACGGCGGCCGAGCTGGCGGAGCGGCATGCCCGCGACCCGTTCTCGGCCTGGTTCATGACCGTGCTGGATGCCGCCCGTCCCGCGATCAGGGAGCTGACCGGGCCGTCCGCGGGCTGGTGAGCTGCGCCGCGGCGCCGGTGAGCACCGCTACGGCAGTGCCGGGGGCTTGAGCGGCAGGGCGGCCCAGATCACCTTGCCGCCGCTCGCGGTGTGCTCCACGTCCACCGCGCCGCCCGCCTCCCGCGCCACCTCACGCACCAGCAGCAGGCCCCGGCCGCCGGTCTGGCCGTGGTCGGCCTCAAGGGCGGTCGGCCGGTAGGGATGGTTGTCCTCCACGGACACCCGCACCCACTCGGCTCCGACGGCGACCTCCACGGCCAGCACCGGCGACAGCAGCGCCGCGTGCCGGACCGCGTTGGTGACCAGCTCGGAGACGATCAGCAGCAGGCCGTGGACCAGCTCGTCGGAGACCGGTACGCCCTGGCGCAGCAGCAGGTCCCTCACGGCGTGCCGGGCCTGCGGGACCGAGGCGTCCACGGCGGGAGCGGTGAACCGCCAGACGCCCTCGTACGGCAGTGGGTCGGGCGGCCGCTCGGCGCCCCCCGCTGGGCGCGGGCCGTCCCCGCGCCCGTGGTTGTCCATCGTCCGGTCGCCACCCTCGCGCTCGATTGTCACCACACGTCGAGTGTTGGTAACGATCGGCTCCGGCCCGAATGCCTGAACACAAGTCAGCGGGTATCGAACACTTTGTGACCGAATGCGTATGACACGGT comes from Streptomyces sp. FXJ1.172 and encodes:
- a CDS encoding cation diffusion facilitator family transporter, whose translation is MGAGHDHGHAHSHAPATGTAAAAYRGRLRIALGITLTIMVVEIVGGLAADSLALIADAAHMATDAVGLGMALLAIHFANRPPSTNRTFGYARAEILAALANCVLLLGVGGYVLYEAIERFMTPAQTHGGLMVVFGLIGLVANSISLSLLMRGQQESLNVRGAFLEVAADALGSFAVLVSAVVILTTGWQRADPVASLVIGLMIVPRTLKLLRETLDVLLEAAPKDVDMTEVRTHILALDGVEDVHDLHAWTITSGMPVLSAHVVVSSDVLSAIGHEKMLHELQGCLGDHFDVEHCTFQLEPGGHAEHEARLCH
- the idi gene encoding isopentenyl-diphosphate Delta-isomerase; the protein is MPITPATATHSSSEGTAEAILLELVDEKGVTTGTAEKLAAHQPPGQLHRAFSVFLFDEQGRLLLQQRALGKYHSPGVWSNTCCGHPFPGEAPFAAAARRTFEELGVSPSLLAEAGTVRYNHPDPASGLVEQEFNHLFVGLVQAPLAPDADEVAQAAFVTAAELAERHARDPFSAWFMTVLDAARPAIRELTGPSAGW
- the galE gene encoding UDP-glucose 4-epimerase GalE; amino-acid sequence: MTWLITGGAGYIGAHVARAMAGAGESVVALDDLSAAVPARLPADVPLVGGSTLDGARLKRVLAEYGVTGVVHLAARKQVGESVAEPTRYYRENVGGLATLLDAVAEAGIRRLVFSSSAAVYGNPDVDLITEDTPCVPVNPYGETKLAGEWLVRAAGRAHGISTVCLRYFNVAGAAAPELADTGVFNIVPMVFDRLTRDEAPRIFGDDYPTPDGTCVRDYIHVADLADAHLAAARRLAGGDLSGDLTLNIGRGEGVSVRELITVIGEVTGDHREPVVEGRRPGDAPRAVASAGRAERELAWRARRDVREMVTSAWQGWQLHRSA
- a CDS encoding ATP-binding protein; protein product: MDNHGRGDGPRPAGGAERPPDPLPYEGVWRFTAPAVDASVPQARHAVRDLLLRQGVPVSDELVHGLLLIVSELVTNAVRHAALLSPVLAVEVAVGAEWVRVSVEDNHPYRPTALEADHGQTGGRGLLLVREVAREAGGAVDVEHTASGGKVIWAALPLKPPALP